A region of the Epinephelus moara isolate mb chromosome 23, YSFRI_EMoa_1.0, whole genome shotgun sequence genome:
ATCAGAGAAAACTATTATAaaaccgtaaaacttcaattgaAAGTCGAGCCACAGTTAATCACTGAGTCCCATTTATTAGCCAGGTGTGGACAcacattttgcaaaataaacGCAGGTCTCCATTAAAACCTTTCCCATTGCATTAAAAAACCTGCTGACatctgctaacatctggctttttattGCAATGGGATAGGTTTTAGTCGGCATTCACCCCCAGGTGCACGCACTAAGTTTAACAACTAtttaataaacagtttaaagaaaaagtcttcacacgtcggctgtctttcttgagttttaataagcattcatgaatggagtggagtcagtgagtgagtgcCTAGATGTTCCAtgctatctttatagttcccaaaacacatgcatgtcaATAGTCAAAATATATGGCACTCAGGTGGTTTCTGCAGTAAGCATCCCTAAGACACAACATCTCTTGAGGCTCACAAGGACACTTGATGTGGGAGCCTCCCTGGCTCGTAACCTTTAACCTGCTTCCATCAGGCCTCTGCTGTGTCTCACACTGCTGTCACAGAAGGGGTTAAATCAGCAGCACATATCATTAGGTGAGAAGTtcagtttcatcaaaacaagtaaCCTTATACAACACATGCATGCTATAGGTTAAATATGGTCAAATAccagaattttccatcacacCGTGTTGTTGGGTATTCTTGTTTTTGTGACCTTGCtgcctacaaaataaaagtgtcccCACCTTTTTCTGTTCAGCTTTCACTCCTTTCTCGTGACTCCTTTTCACTTGCTGCCATAAACTTTACATGGCTTTCATACTACCGCTAAGATAGGCTTCTGAAACAAGgctcttcctctgtctgtctctgatgcGCCGTCTCttagagctagatcaaatgaatgactcGCAGTTGACATGTTATTCGATAAtctaacattttgatttttcccatctttgctTTGCATGAGTTTTGtggaaaggaattaaaggctcATCCCATATAGTCGCCTGTGCCAAATATAGAGCGGTTGAGTTTAGTGATCCAAGCAAATAAAAGCCCTGTTAACTTAAGTTTTATGGTCATAAAACATAACATTCTAAAGGTTTCAAAGAGCAGATGAAGATGCACTGAGAACAGCTCGTTATTGTTGTCTTTACATTTTGCACAAAttgacagtttatttttgtcagtttgtgtctgaacCCAAGCTGGGGTCTAATTAACCGTATTTTTCCCAACTGTAGATCCTGGATTATTACCCATGGATGACTGCATCCTCTCCTCCCTGTCTCTGCCTCCCGGGACCAAACCTGTCACAAACACCACCTCATCCTCACCTGCTCTCGAAGACTCAAACCCTCCGGAGCACGAAGGACATCTCGACACTCCCTTCAACACGAGCTGCCTGGAGAGGGCGATCAGGAGGAGCTCTGAGACTCTGAGACAAACGCTGAGGGAGACGAGAGACTCTGGCAGCTGGCAGCTGCAGGGGAGAGGCGTAAACATTTCTCAGGAGAGAAAAGCGCAAAACTCAGTCAGTGCACGACCATGTGATGAAACCATAGACCTCACCACGCCTAATGAGACTGCGGACAGGGATTCAGTAGCCAGTGACAACAGCCAAAGCTTGAGAGGAGCGCCGGTTCTCAGGAAGAGGAAGCTGAGCGGAGGCGTGGACATTCCCTCGAAACAACCTGTGGAGGCAACGGCTTTCTTGTAAGATCACCAGAAATGTTTTGGTCATTTgtcaaacgaacttgagttagAACCaagcagggcaggtgtgaaagccccTTTAgacttacttttattttgagacACAAATATCTTAAGTGGCACCAGTAAGACTTTCTGAGTTGTCTTAGTTCGTTTTACTTTTGGGGGCCAAAAATGTCTCCTTAGTAAAGTTAGCCAATCCCAGATCTAGATTGAAATATTGCAACAACCATTTGATGGATATCATCCATGAAATTCGCTTTAGATATCAAAGTTTTCACTTACTCTGTGAAATATTCCAACATATCCTTGATGGATTTGCACAAAATTTTGTTTATCTGATACTTAACagaatttaaattattattagttaACGTGTGCATCCTCAATTTCTGGTGTACAAAATACCAGTAGATGCCTGTGCTCATGGGAGTCAGCGCACCAGCACATATGCAGCTTTTACTGGTCAGGTTCTGACTGTAATTACAACACTAATGcaacaaatatgaaaaatgtattcattttggGCTGCACATTTGCTGTCTGTGCTTTTTATATGTGGTTGCCAGTGATGGCAGCCATAGTTCAAGCTCAGAATGGTTGCCATTGGCAATCTTGCAACTGTAACTGTTGAGCCCTGCGTCTATTGTTCCCAGACAATGAAGTCTAATGACTTTAGTGATCCCCGACTTTTCATgaagcaccatcatcaggttaAATGTTGAATTTGTCCAATACCTGCAAAACCACTGACTTTCCCATCAACCTCAGCTGCAGTTGTTTAAGGCTGATTAACTATAAACTAATTGGACtggataagaaaaaaaagtgtgttaacCAATCTGtcaatttaatattttgtgtgttttgtccaCCTCTGCAGGGATTCGTCAGTGGATGATGAGAATTCAGGAGAATCTCCACTTATCTCCATATGGGGAGAATATACAGGTTTGTACAGTTTATGTGTGGATCAGTGGATATTTCAGTACATCAGTTCAGTTCACTCATTTcattaagtttttttatttctgtgtcacGCTAAATATTTAGCCTATCCCACATACAAGACAGTTATGCCATGTACATCTTCCAGTCTTGCATCTATAAAGCATGTGGGAAAAAATGGTCTTACTAAACAAAGCAGTATTActgttcacaataaaaaaagacagcCAAAAACTGACAACACATTGGACAGATCCACGATTAACATACCGTCTAGTTTCAATAGTCAAAGGTAAAATGCAAGATCTCAACTAGGCAGATAGAGATCCTGCTTTTTATACATGTGACATACAACATAATTGTCTGTACCTTTCAGTTTAAGCTTTGGTTTTTGACGAACTCCTCCCGTATCATCTCAGACTCTCAGGAAGGTTCTTTCCCAGTTGTGACGGACACAAAAGTCCCCTGGTCGGACGAGGAGACGCTCAATCTGCTCGACATCTGGGGGAAGGACTCGGTGCAGCGGGCGTTGAAGGGCTGCTTGAAAAACCGCCACATATTCACGCAGATTGCTCAGAGGATGACGGAGAGAGGCTACATGAGAACGGTGGAGCAGTGCCAGACCAGGATCAAGCGGCTGAAGAAAAGCTTCCGCCAGAACAACAAGTGGGTGTTAAACCGAATTGTTGTCCATCTCTGCTTGTTCGTCTGTCCAATGATTGAAATTTGTCAGATAACTGTATGTCCTACTTTGGATGCCGTAGCTGTAATTTGTGAAATGATAGAGAAAAATGCCCATTTCCTTCCTCTTTTATCTGACCCCAGAGGGAACTCCAAGCTGGAATATAAATTCTATGAGCAGCTGAAGCGGATACTCGGCTCCTCGGCTCCCTCGGCTGTTCCCGAGGTCACCTATGATGTCGAAGAGGTCATCGATGAAGACGAGTCCCAAGACGGAGATGACGACTTGCAGTTTCTTGGTCATACGAGCCGACTGGAAATTGGTACAATGTCATTTTTGAAATTTATTGTAGGGCTgcaacagaaaataatgaaGAATACCTGTTATAATTTCCTACAGCCCAATTTTATATCTTTATGATGGCTTGTTTGATTCATCCAACAGTCCAAATCTAAAATATAATCACCTTGCTGTCATATATggcaaagaaaagcatcaaatcctCACAGTGAGGAAGCtgaaactgtccctttaattataATATACAGTTATATTAAAAAGGCAAATTCTAGTAAAATTATCACACTTGACAAACGAcgtgattttatatttttattcaagGAACCAGAAGCGTTCCGTGGACAGACGTCGAGACATTGACCCTCATCAACACGTGGGGCGAAGACAAGATGCAGCAGGAGCTGAGAGGAATGCACCGAACAGGACACATCTTCTCCATCATCTCCAACAAGATGGCCGCCCAGGGCTTCTCCCGCACACCAGAGCAGTGCCAAACAAGGCTGAAAAGGCTGAAATCAAACTTCAGGCAGTGCTACCAAAACAAGTATGTTTGCTCACAGCAAGACAGAGTGAAAGGAAAGGTTTGTGATATTTGTTTAGTTACAGTATCTGCCTGTTCTTTTCTTATCTGTCAATGTAGCTTGAAGGGACACGAGCAAGTTGAGTGCAAGTTTTACAATGAGCTGGGAAGAATTTTAGTGAAGGACTTCCAATCAGTGCCGCAGCTGGAGGAAATGCCAGGAGAGCCGGAAGACACCGAATTTCCCTTCTACTCCCATCAGGATATCGGTAAACTCTAATGTTGTGTGCTGAAAGCGGGGGATGGGGGAAGAGAGCTCTGATAACAAGCGGAGGTGTTTTTGATCACACTACACTACGTCGCCCTGACTCCTAATCATTATACACTCAGCAATATCCTGTAAAACAAGATATAGGAAATATATAGAaacctttaaatgttttttggtgCCTTAGATGCAGCTGAATTAGAATTGAATTCAAAGTAAAAAGCTTCAGATTGTACAGTATACCTGTACATTTAGATTTTACACTGCGTACAACAAGTTCTTTCTGTCAAATGCAGTTAAAATACTCTCCCTATATGGAGGACAAAAGCTGTCAAAATCgataaataatacataattgATTCAATGAATAAATTCATATGCCAATAAATGTAcccaaaaaaatattgacatgAATTAATTGATAAATAGTGACATAAATGGTTATTTATGCTTTAAttagcttttttatttatttaccattGTATTAATTCCCCTATTTATATACtttcctatttatttatttatttttatttgttttattacattttattaattacattttttgcattgattttttttaaaatgtatttttaatttatttcttaaGTTTTagatatatttattaattaattaattcactcttattaattttaattttggcattaatgttttaatttctgCCCCCTTTTGGCACATTTAATGGCatattaattgatttattgtgtcatttatttacttatgtattttttattttggcagctTCTGTCCTCCATAtatatctctctttctctcactaaAGTTTACAACCAGCCTGCTCCATATTTCATAACTGCAGTACTGCCTACAGTATATCTTTTCAGATCAGTCCTGTTcttgttgtctttttatttaattaagtaATTATTTAGTTAATTTAAGTTGTGCGTCATGACGGCAAAAAGAAAAGTAGGAACAGTAGCAGTCTTCAACAAGTGTAGTtttgtaaaacattaaaaaagaaacatgtttaagATGATAAACATGTATGATCTGCATCAAGAGGTCATAGACCACAATATTTAAACACCATATGTATCGTCATTCAAATTACTTTTAATGATTCAATGGAACTTTAATGGCACCTTTATCGTTCCAAACATTTAGCTCAACATCATAATCAGAACAATAACACAACTGCAGGAGCAGTGTGGCTAATATTAATAGTAGTGAAGTGACCACTGAATAGATGATGGCGGAATAAGATTaataaagttaataaataaagttttgaattttctgtttgtgtctcttcagaTTCTACAGTGGGTGTTCAGGAAGAGAGCAGGAAAGTCCCCTGGTCTGACAAAGAGACCATCATCCTTCTGGAGATCTGGGGAGACCCACAGGTAGAGGGACAACATTATAATACACATATGTAGTTATGCCTTTAAAGCTGGAGTGTGGAACGtttgtctcccccctctggcaGTAAGAGTcattacacaaacacagtcaacAAGTGCCTGCAGAAGAGCTTGCTGCATCTccacctttctttttttctctttaatcgTCCTCTGAACTCCAAGTGTCTTTATTTAAACTTtgcattttgcatcttttccaCCATGGCTTCTGTCAGAGGTCTAATCATAACCTTGAGCTTATAATCGTGTAGCATGTTTTTGTTCCTTCTGTTCAAAAGCAAAGTGAAAAGTATTCAGTCTTAAGCTAGAGGTTTCATGTGCATGATATCTTCATTCAGGTCCAGCAGAGCATGAGACGCTACCCGCACAACGGTCACATTTTTACTGAGATATCCGAGAAGCTCAGCGCCAATGGCTACTCCCGCACCGCAGGGCAGTGCCACACCAGGATCAAACGGCTGAAAGCCAGCTATCGGCAGTGTCGGGAAAACATGAGGTGAGTCCTACATGTGAATATTAATTTTGTATTCTGTACCGTAGGTGGGACGTGTCTGTGTTAATACAACTGTCTTTCCTGTCTGCAGCTCATCTGGGACTGACAGAGTCGACTTTAAGTTCTATGATCTGTTGGAACAAATCCTGGACAAGCAGCCGTCGACGTCCTCCACTGTGGTGACGGACTCCATCGAAATATCAGAGGACTCTAATGGTGAATCTGTGACTGAAGCAGGTAAAAATCTGCTCATCAACTCGTGGGTAAAAAGGCAGTACTTCCTCAAATCAAAATCCTTCCTCAGGCCAGCTGTGCTAGATCTTTACCCACACTGGTTGCTTCTCTAATAAAGACAATGCAGTCCTTTAAAAGTCAATGTGAAAAAGGTTTACTGTGAATCCTTAAAgattaggcacaaaaaactGAATCGGTCCTGGGAGCAGACTGACTGGTCTCAGTGTTACCTTCATCTTTATGCTGCTCACATTCCCCTCCTCTTGTGGGCCTTGTTGGCAGAGCTCTGTTGTTACGCCCTCTGATCACTGCTCCCTACTCTTGCCACCATCGTTTCTCAAACCCAGAACACTGTGACATGACCTGAGTGCACACACCAACTTTAGTACAGATGGCGAACACATTAGTGTCTCAGAATTTGCAAGGGAACTGCTTGTCGAGCTTCATGAATGTCCTAATTATGGACTCGTGCATTTTATATTGAGCATTTTAAATTATGAATGTAATTTTGAATTATAAATACTACTGTATGGGAGTGAATGAGCCTCGATATACTTAAAGCATTCCCTGTGAACTGTTTCTGAACATGTGACAGTTACGGGATCATGGTAAATGCTAAAAGTCCTACTTACTACATACTTagtccgttttttttttttccagatgcgTTTTTTTAATCCCTCATGCCTTCATCCCTCTTGTGTCctgccgccacattttcttcactgttcCTTGGTCAAACatctctaaaggctctgacggattgaacctgttctgaaaattttaatgacGGACAAGCGTTTTGGACTCACagcttatttttttccatttatttttagacatgcgACAAAGACATGGACGAAGAaaacggactcagtgtgcaaaggccttcaCACAACTAGAAAAGAGTAACAGAGTTGCACAGAAGGTTCTCTCTAAAGGTAGCTGACAGTAGCTAGCATTAGCCACCAAAATAAGCTACTGCTCATGCCAAATCGCGTCTATAATTTTTCCAGCCCACTCTAGATGAGGCTGTGCCCACTTCCTTGTGACAAAGGCAAGCTGCTAGACGTCAGGTCCGATGATTGGCTGCCAGCCTACTGACAGAGCTGGTTgttaaggggggaaaaaagctgtccttgaACTACCCATATCACTACTTTACAAGTTACTGCAGCTGTCATACTTCCCGGAGATGGACCTTGGGTGgctgtagcaactcaaattTAGCCAGCGCAAACACCAGGGCCTAGAGTCTGATCTTGAACCACTCCCCACCGAATCAGCAAACTTTACAGCTTTGTAGTCTCCAAAGGATGGGGAGTGGATCGGAGGGACCGTAGGGTGGGCTAGCCAGCTGACAGCCAATCATCAAGCCTTGATATCTGGCAGCCTGCTTCGTCATGCGTCAGGTTTCATCTACATTGGGTTAGAAAAACAATAGCAGCACCCAGATCAAGACAGGCTAGCTCCCAAAAGAGTGTTTTAAGTCAAACAAGGCTGCGATTTATTGCTTATTAgagttacattacatttgtaagaGGAATCATTTTGATATACGTTCTCCTAAAAGTGAAAGTCTTGCTTTAATGCATCACATAACTCATAACATCTTCCAAACTGCACTTGACAATTCGATGTTTCTATGCCTTAGAAAGACAAATCAAATTTCTCAGCTGTAACGACAGTACCTTGTGAAACTGTACATTCATACCTAAACGGGTACAGACAGTGATTTGTgctgtgtttctgctgtaaGATGGAGACATCAGCATGCCGACAGAAAAACCGACAACTAGCTCGTGGTCAGACGAGGAGACCCTGGCGCTTATCGAGATCTGGGGCGACGAAGACGTTCAGAGGGCGCTGAGAGGTTTCGTCCACAACGGACATGTTTACGCTGACATAGGGGAGAGAATGCACGACCTCGGCTACTCGAAGACCGCCGAGCAGTGTCGCTGGAAAGTCAAGTCACTGAGGACGAACTTTCGACAGTGCTACGACAGGAAGAAGTGAGATCAACCTTTCTATCAGTTTGTCTGTTTGCAAATATAATCCACAGTGACGCTAACAGTTCATATTTACGTCTTTTCACGCCTTCTAGATGTGGAAGAAGAGTCGATTACAGATTCTATAACCAGCTGGAGCAAATACTCGGACAGGAGGCGGTTTCTATTGATGAGTATGATGAAAGAGACGAACAACCAGAGCAGGATCCAGGTACACTGACTGTCTTTCATTCATGTATTCACACAGCATCCAATCAGTCTTCCTTACTGCTGCATCCTCATATGAAACAGGTGCAGATGGTGTGAACACATCGTGGACGGAGCAGGAGACGGCAGCTCTCGTGGAGATTTGGGCTGCAGACGACGTGCAGCACAGCCTGAAAACCTGCGTCCGCAATGGGCACATATTCGCCGACATGTCGGAGAAGATGGCCGCCATGGGATACATGAGGACGGCGGAGCAGTGCCACTCCCGGATCAAACGGTTGAAGAAGACTTACAGGCGCTACTGCAACAGCCGGAGGTAAACTGGATGAGTGATTGTTTGTCAGAGAGTAAAACCTTTTTAATTCAAATCAAAGCCGCCATTTTCACAGCAGCAGACTTTCACAGCTCGCTTTTGATTTTCCAGAAGTGGAGGACGGCCCGCTGTGTTCCGATACTTCCACCTCCTGGCCCCGGTGCTCGGTGATGACTCTGTGTGCACTGACGTGGACACTACTGTTGCTGACACCACCCTGCAACCCCTCATGGACAAGGATCCTGAAATATGTAGGTTCAAATATGACCTGTGTCATACCATGTAGATTTTAAAGATGAACACCCAATAATAAATCTGTTGTTCCTCCACGTAGACGAGCAGCCCTCAGCCAGCCACCTCCTGGCCGACCTGAGCAGGAAGATGCCCTGGTCGGACCAGGAGACTCGCACCCTGCTGGAGATCTGGGGTGAAGACAACGTGCAGCTCACTCTGAGAGGCTGCCTGAAGAACCGTCACGTGTTTGAGTACATCTCTGAGAAGATGAGCGACGGAGGGTTCATCAGGACCTCAGAGCAGTGCTACACACGCATTAAGCGCCTTAAACATGGCTTCCTCCACGAAAAGTCAGTGATGACAAAACTATGATTCCTTTCTCTTCTAAACACATttataatgtattttattggAACTGATAACTGGTAACTTTGGTGTTTTCCtacctggactctattttctcatgtttttgtgtgtgactgacCAAGGGAAACAAGAATTTTTGAAACTGAACCAATAATGAGTGAGAGGCTCCACCAGCAggagcaaaacaggctgcaatgtaaccactcaggacatgtttgcactgtcagtttacgtccactaaaagtgcttgttttgccactgacacagaaacagcCCTCACATCACTTTCACAAAACCACAACgtttttggtgagttttgttttgtttctaccgactttgaatgaagtgtgttttacgatgtaaaattaaggccaaaacacaccaccAAAACAAACGTCACACGTCAGAAAATACACCCCTGTTATTTTCAGTGTATAACCCCAGACTGGCGGCGGCTAGATGCGCATGGGTGCTCACTGCACTTATTTAACCCTCGCCACCcccagaattaaatgcatttatcccccactcactctctgcttgtacatatcagctcccatagcagctcttcttctctgctcctgtggcagctcgactcctttcctcaccatggatgcataaagaggactctgtagctgttgctgtgtctcatgtgtgacaaagaatggatgaggagagaatcGTTGAGGTTGAGCTAAATGACTCACAATCCCaccattataaagacaatggccaaaaagatattgcctggtgagtcatagctctTCAGGtgcaaaataaagtttaattagGGGCTGTCCACACGTGATTTTGAGCTAACGCAGAAGTGGAAGAGGCACAGATCTtttagtaaaagtagtaataactttgtgtggtcgtCTGTTAGCAAGCTGCCATGTGACGTGTGTGGTGTGTGCTATGGGGTGGCAGTTGATGCGTGCCAGTGCCGGTGTTTTCAGCTTCACTGTTAGTTCAACTGGAGTCTAGTGGAATTGGCGAtagcgattttggggctgtttatGGTTAAACAAAAATCATCTTACTCTTTACCgttgtagggatcctttccatattGTAATtagacacttaaaaaaaatctgagcctgtcagtgacaaaaacaaacactattaGTGGATTTAATTGACAGTGCACCATTTCCCCAAGTGGTGACATTGCAacctgttttgcagctgctaCAAcgctctctctcaatactggaccaatttcaaaaactgttgttcccatgactgacttagacacaaaaacatgggaaaatatggTCCAGTgtgaaaaatactgaacttgCCCTTTAACAGCCAGCATCACGAGGCAATTTTGGTTGGTTAGATCGATGTCAAACAAAATGTTCTACATCTCATGTTTGCTCTTTATCAGACAGTAGTCGATCAATACAACAGACCACATAATGTTGGAAATGGAACAGTTTTTGTTGTAAAAATTGCTCTGCATTGTTATATTGTGGTGGAAAATATTTGGGATCTTACAGGCtaactgtcagtgttttttccctttaaattcAGGGAGGATTATAAATTCTTCAATGAGATGGATGGAATCTTCAGGAAGGAGCTGAAAGTGGACGGCACAGTCGCAGACACGCCAGTCATGGATGAACCAGAAGAGGTGCCTCAGAAGAAAGGTGAAACGTGCTGCATCATACTAACTGTAATACATTTATAACAGCTGTCACAGCAGCAGATGTTGCAGCGGTAGCATCAAGTGACAGTCAAGATCTCATGTCTCAgttatttagtttttatcatCACAAGttgaatcaaaacaaaacataagacaaaataaattaGTCTCAGGACCAAAGTCAAAGCACATGAGATACAGTTTGATAAACATattgcagaagaagaagaaaaaaaacaacatacgTGATTCATTAGAGGAGAATCTCCAGTTTTCCTTAAAGTtctagttaaggtttcctcaaaataaaaccgGTTGCTCAAAATACtattaagtcttctccttaaggtttccttaaaatgttcacttaagtatttatggtGTTCACTTGCCTGGTCTTATAATAAAGGAATCCCAGCTGCTACACAAAAGACATTAGCAACCacagcaaagtaaaaaaaaactaaaaagtacctctgactctctcttaactgcaacatgagtttatggtgataaattacaaaaaataacacACCCTGAGAAGAGcgcttgtcttcttttcttctgccatctTTTCACAATCTAACTataagccaactttgtgagacgataacaggcatcacaaatgtttgtcaaagcaaacaaacaatctccatggaaacttt
Encoded here:
- the zgc:113263 gene encoding uncharacterized protein zgc:113263 isoform X1, with amino-acid sequence MEIKRGAESGGSRGNDLPVHYLRLLAPPLQLLSAAVWQVVQQGLVDHYGILEEFVTMVTELVPELMSYSQRAQLILGLRARLVLEMCRGEHPVDMQTIQPHLDRIKAPVSTAKDHHVTINQVEESEVNFVELVHSLLEDPSERKYFFEEIFPVYFGPKYDAALEMLVWEFISRLEELLPVPDFTQLAALLGDAPSFLDDCLQSFFPPDDMKAVLEHHRNLGHFEEKDPGLLPMDDCILSSLSLPPGTKPVTNTTSSSPALEDSNPPEHEGHLDTPFNTSCLERAIRRSSETLRQTLRETRDSGSWQLQGRGVNISQERKAQNSVSARPCDETIDLTTPNETADRDSVASDNSQSLRGAPVLRKRKLSGGVDIPSKQPVEATAFLDSSVDDENSGESPLISIWGEYTDSQEGSFPVVTDTKVPWSDEETLNLLDIWGKDSVQRALKGCLKNRHIFTQIAQRMTERGYMRTVEQCQTRIKRLKKSFRQNNKGNSKLEYKFYEQLKRILGSSAPSAVPEVTYDVEEVIDEDESQDGDDDLQFLGHTSRLEIGTRSVPWTDVETLTLINTWGEDKMQQELRGMHRTGHIFSIISNKMAAQGFSRTPEQCQTRLKRLKSNFRQCYQNNLKGHEQVECKFYNELGRILVKDFQSVPQLEEMPGEPEDTEFPFYSHQDIDSTVGVQEESRKVPWSDKETIILLEIWGDPQVQQSMRRYPHNGHIFTEISEKLSANGYSRTAGQCHTRIKRLKASYRQCRENMSSSGTDRVDFKFYDLLEQILDKQPSTSSTVVTDSIEISEDSNGESVTEADMRQRHGRRKRTQCAKAFTQLEKSNRVAQKVLSKDGDISMPTEKPTTSSWSDEETLALIEIWGDEDVQRALRGFVHNGHVYADIGERMHDLGYSKTAEQCRWKVKSLRTNFRQCYDRKKCGRRVDYRFYNQLEQILGQEAVSIDEYDERDEQPEQDPGADGVNTSWTEQETAALVEIWAADDVQHSLKTCVRNGHIFADMSEKMAAMGYMRTAEQCHSRIKRLKKTYRRYCNSRRSGGRPAVFRYFHLLAPVLGDDSVCTDVDTTVADTTLQPLMDKDPEIYEQPSASHLLADLSRKMPWSDQETRTLLEIWGEDNVQLTLRGCLKNRHVFEYISEKMSDGGFIRTSEQCYTRIKRLKHGFLHEKEDYKFFNEMDGIFRKELKVDGTVADTPVMDEPEEVPQKKVASGTQWVGDSSKLAWSDRETEALLDIWGSEEIQENLKGCTKNKHIFIQISEVMASQGYMRTPEQCQTRIKRLRANFRQFLEGRKGEKSECKFFDQLVQVFGSKYVINSDPLADDTADGIET
- the zgc:113263 gene encoding uncharacterized protein zgc:113263 isoform X2; translated protein: MEIKRGAESGGSRGNDLPVHYLRLLAPPLQLLSAAVWQVVQQGLVDHYGILEEFVTMVTELVPELMSYSQRAQLILGLRARLVLEMCRGEHPVDMQTIQPHLDRIKAPVSTAKDHHVTINQVEESEVNFVELVHSLLEDPSERKYFFEEIFPVYFGPKYDAALEMLVWEFISRLEELLPVPDFTQLAALLGDAPSFLDDCLQSFFPPDDMKAVLEHHRNLGHFEEKDPGLLPMDDCILSSLSLPPGTKPVTNTTSSSPALEDSNPPEHEGHLDTPFNTSCLERAIRRSSETLRQTLRETRDSGSWQLQGRGVNISQERKAQNSVSARPCDETIDLTTPNETADRDSVASDNSQSLRGAPVLRKRKLSGGVDIPSKQPVEATAFLDSSVDDENSGESPLISIWGEYTDSQEGSFPVVTDTKVPWSDEETLNLLDIWGKDSVQRALKGCLKNRHIFTQIAQRMTERGYMRTVEQCQTRIKRLKKSFRQNNKGNSKLEYKFYEQLKRILGSSAPSAVPEVTYDVEEVIDEDESQDGDDDLQFLGHTSRLEIGTRSVPWTDVETLTLINTWGEDKMQQELRGMHRTGHIFSIISNKMAAQGFSRTPEQCQTRLKRLKSNFRQCYQNNLKGHEQVECKFYNELGRILVKDFQSVPQLEEMPGEPEDTEFPFYSHQDIDSTVGVQEESRKVPWSDKETIILLEIWGDPQVQQSMRRYPHNGHIFTEISEKLSANGYSRTAGQCHTRIKRLKASYRQCRENMSSSGTDRVDFKFYDLLEQILDKQPSTSSTVVTDSIEISEDSNGESVTEADGDISMPTEKPTTSSWSDEETLALIEIWGDEDVQRALRGFVHNGHVYADIGERMHDLGYSKTAEQCRWKVKSLRTNFRQCYDRKKCGRRVDYRFYNQLEQILGQEAVSIDEYDERDEQPEQDPGADGVNTSWTEQETAALVEIWAADDVQHSLKTCVRNGHIFADMSEKMAAMGYMRTAEQCHSRIKRLKKTYRRYCNSRRSGGRPAVFRYFHLLAPVLGDDSVCTDVDTTVADTTLQPLMDKDPEIYEQPSASHLLADLSRKMPWSDQETRTLLEIWGEDNVQLTLRGCLKNRHVFEYISEKMSDGGFIRTSEQCYTRIKRLKHGFLHEKEDYKFFNEMDGIFRKELKVDGTVADTPVMDEPEEVPQKKVASGTQWVGDSSKLAWSDRETEALLDIWGSEEIQENLKGCTKNKHIFIQISEVMASQGYMRTPEQCQTRIKRLRANFRQFLEGRKGEKSECKFFDQLVQVFGSKYVINSDPLADDTADGIET